AAGGAATGTGCGATTTTCCATGCCGTCATCTTGATTAATCGGTTTTTCCGACCAGATCCAGCCGCTTCACCGTCGATTTCAGGACGATTGTAACGTATCCCACCGGGTAACGCCCGGCCGCTTATTACGTTTTCTCCTTCAGCCGTGGATTGAACCCGCCCGCGAAGGAGTTCTATGCCATTCCGGACCCCTTCGGAACGCATCGGCGGAGGGACCGCGGCGCCAGTAATGCAGAACTTCACCCTCCAGAGGATGACATTCTGCGACGGGGAATCAGGTCATGAGGCGGCATTCTTCCTCGGTTCGGATATTGCTGGTATTGCTCGCGGGGTGGGCGTTGACGGCCTGCGTCTGCAGTATCCATTCCGCCTTGCTCGACAAACCCACGACCGGCGGGAAGCCCGCGGCGGAAACCTCGCCCGCCGCCGCAACGAATACCCGCGCCCGGCTGGAAACCCGCTTGGGAGAGCCGTATCTGGTCGCGTCATTTCCTTCCGGCGCGGAAATCCGCCTGTTTTCTCCAGGGGAGGATGAAGTCGTCTCCGACCCGTGGGTCGACGTGATCGGCGCCGCCCCGGCCGAGACGGTGATAACCCTCAACGAGGAGATCGCCGTCGCCGGCGCGGACGGGATGTTTTCCGCCCGAGTCCCGCTGGAAGAAGGGCTGAACGAAATCCTATGCGTGGCGAGCGACCTGGAAGGCAATGAAGTCGCCTTCGCCGTCATCGTGGTGTACGAACCGGATACGGAATGATCCTGCAAACCGAAAGGAGTCTCATACGATGAAACCACTTACCGTCGCCTTTGCCTCCCTCCTCCTGCTTTCAGCCGTCTGGATTGAACCCGACGTTGCGCCGGGATCCCCGGCCGCCTACGCCGAATGGGCGAAGACGCGCACGCCGAAACCGACGAAAGACTCGGCCGCGAAAACCCCGAAGGACAAAAAGCCGTCAAAGACGCCCAAACCGGAAAGGGCGAATTTCTCCGGCGAAGTGGTGGCCGCCGGCGAAGGCGGTTTGACGATCAAGGACAAATCCGGAGCGGAGATCGCCTTCCGGGTAACCGAAGACACGACGGTGAAAATCCCATCCATGGGAAGAGAAGCGACCGTCGCCGATATCCAGATCGGAGCAAAAGTCCTCGTGCGGGCGCTTAAGGGTGATGACGGGACCTTGACCGCGGTGCAGATCTCGGTCTCCCCCGGCAAGCCGGCGCCGAAGCACCACGTCGGGGTGGTGACCGCCTACACGGAAGGCGAAAGCATCACCATCGAAGCCCGCGACGGCAACGAATACACCTTCCTCATCACCGCGGAGACCAAGATTCTGCCGGCGGAGCGCGCGGACGAGCTCGCCGTCGGGCGCCGCGTGACAATCATCTCCCCGCGCGACGTAACCGGCGGACCGTTCACGGCTCAGGGGATCGTCGTCCACCCCGCAGCGGAAGACGACGATACAGAAGGCACGCCGACCGCCACGCCCACCCCGACCGCAACGCCGACCGAGACGCCGACGCCGACCGAGACGCCGACCGGATCCTGACCCCGCTCCGTATCGCCGCGGAAACCCGCGGCGGTTCCTGGTTAAATAAAGAAGGACCGGAAATCCGGTCCTTCTTTATTTTCCATGTCGCTTATTTCTTTGCCTTGACGGTGATCGTCTTGGCCTTGGCTTCCTCGGCCTTTGGCAGGGTCAGGGTCAGCACGCCGTCTTCGAAATCCGCGGTGGATTTATCGGCGCTGACGTTGCTCGGGAGCGACACCGACCGGCTGAAGGACCCGCAACGCCGCTCGCGCAGGTGATAGGCCCGTTCCTTTTCTTCCTTTTCCTCCTTCACCTCGCCGCGGATGGTGAGCACCCCGTTGGCGACCGAGATCTGAATGTCCTCCGGTTTGACGCCCGGGAGGCCCATCTTGAGCACGATCTCGTCGGCGGTTTGGTACAGGTCCATGGTCGGGACCGACGCCACATCCCACAGCGCCTGCGAGAAGGGGCGGGTGAAGTTGTCGTCGAACAGACGATCCATCATGTCCCGCATGCCGCTTAGTTCACGAATGGGTTCCCAGCGGATAAGATTTGCCATAGTCCACCTCCGTATTCCCTTTACGGGTTTTGATACTTTTATTTTAGGAGGGGCGCATTAGAAGAGGGTAAGACCCGGATCAGAGGAATGTTAACGGGCTTGCGAGCCGTCCCCCATCGGCCGCTTCGTCCGGCGGCGTCCGCCAGAAAGCCGCCGAGTCGGCGCATGGGAGACGGCTTCCGGTTCTCTTTCCCCGGACCCGGGAAGGGTTCCTTCGGCCGATCAGGCCGGGACGGCTGCGGGCTTCCCTTTTTTCCCGAAAACGACAATTCCCAGAAACGCCAGAAACGTCAAGGCCGCGGCGGTCAGCACCAGCCGGGGCATCGCCGGCGCGCCCGCGGATTCCATGATCCAGCCGGTCAGCCCGGGCAGCACCATCCCGCCCAGGCTGTCGCCGAGGAGGATGAATCCGGTGATGCGCGCCGTCAGCCGCACGGATTGTCCGGCCAGGGTGAATCCGGTCGGCCAGACCGGCGCCATGCAGAACCCGGTTCCCGCGGCGGCGGTCCACAGCGCCGCGGGCGAGCCCGGGAATACGATCAGCAAGCCGAGGAACGCGGCGACCCCGGCCAGCGCGGCTGGAATAATCTGCGCCGGCCGGAACCGGACTGCGGCGGGGATCGAGAGCAGGCGTCCGACCGTGAAGGCCAGCCAGAAAACAGACGTGAGGTAAGCCGCGTGGGCGGCGTCTGCCAGATTCAGAGTCCGGGCATAGGTGAAGACCCATCCACCGAAGGTGATTTCGCCGCTGACGTAGAAGAACAGGAACAGCATGGCCGAGATCACCAGCGGGGCGACGGACCAGCCTCCGCCCGCCTCCGCCGCCGCCCCGGCGGCCTTCGGCTTCGGGGCTGGAGCGACGACCGTTCCTCCCATTACCAAAGCCACCAGCAGACCGACGACCGCCAGGATGTGGTAGGCCTCGGCGTAAACCCGTCCGGCGTCGATCAGCAGGCCGAACAGGAACGGGCTGAGGAACGCCCCCAACCCGAAGAAGAAATGCAACGCGTTGACGTAGGGGCCGGCCTTACCCTCGAAGGTCCAAAGCAGAAGCGTGTTGGCTCCGCAATGGACCGCTCCGCCCGCGATGCCCTTTACGACGATCAGGACCATCAAGACGCCGAACCACGGAATGTGCGGCGTGAGGAAAATCGACGCGGCGACGACGCACTGCCCGATCACGAGGATTCGCCGCCCGGGAATCCGGTCGAACAGCCAGCCGCCGAGCAGCGTCCCCAGAGAGACTCCGCCGGCGCCGACGATAAAAATGGTTCCCATCGCGGCCACTGTGCTTCCGGTCTGGGCGGCCAAGGCCGGAAGGGCCGGTCCGGTCAACGCCATATCCAGGCCGATGCAGATGAATAACGAAAAATAGCCGATCAACCTTCGTCCCATACTGTGGAGATTCCTTTCGACCCGTCGGATGAAATCAATGGAAGAATCCGTCCAGCTGAGTGAAGCGCCTTCTCTTGCATTCTTCCGATCCCCCGCTTCGCCCGGAAAGAATATTTCGGTGAAACCCGGATGGAATAGACCGCTACCCGGGGAAGAGACCGTCGAGGATCTCCGGCGCGTAGCGCCGGACCATGCCGCTGGTGACGCCGTTTTCCCGGCAGATCTCGTCGTACAGCTTCCCCGAAGCGCGCTGGGTGCGCGCTTGCGTCTTCGGATCCAGGGCCCACAATCCGAAACGCTGGGTCCAGCCCCGCTCCCATTCGAAATTGTCGACCAAGCTCCAGTGGTAGTAGCTGTGCACGGGCGCGCCGATGTTGACCGCCTTCCAGATCCGGTGAAGGTGCTGGATCAGATAGCGCGGCCGGATCTCGTCCGCGTCGTCCTCGATCCCGTTTTCGGTGATGTGGATCGGCAGGCCGAATCCTTCGGCCCAGCGAATGGCGCGGCTCATGCCTTCGGGGATGTTCGCGTTCCAGCCGATCTGGCTGAGATCGGCGCCCGGCGGATAAAACCGGCGGGCAAAAAGCTCGCCCGGCCGGCGCAGGTCGAACGACACGTCGTCGCAGGAATAATAATTCACCCCGATGTAATCTTGGGTCCGGGCGGCTTGGGGAATCCGCTCGCGGCCGAGCGGGAAGCGCAGCCGGCCGTCCTGCAGCGCAAACGGCATAAGGTCGTTGGAGATCCGCAGCTGCAACGCGGCCGCCAGACGGTCCAGGGGGCTGGCGGAGTGCGGGGTCATGGCCCGGTATTGGATCGCGATCCCCACCCGGGCCTGCGGCTGGATTTCGTGGATCGCGTGGTAGGCGGCGGCGTGCGCCAGGATCTGGTTGCGCATCACCCGCATCGCGGCGCCGGTGTTCTTCCGCCCCGGCGGGAAGGCGTCGCCGGCATAGGCGCAATACATGTAGACGTTCGGCTCGTTGATCGTGCACCACAAATCCACCAGGTCCTTCAGCGCCGCAACGGTCTTGCGCACGAAAAATTCGAACCGGGAGGCGACCGCCTCGTTTTCCCATCCGCCGCTCTCCGCCAGCCACAGCGGGTTGGTGAAGTGATGGAGGGTGACCATCGGTTCGATGCCGCGCGCGCGCATGCCGGCGATCATCTCACGGTAAAAATCCAGCTCCTGCCCGTCCCAGCGATCCGGTTCCGGTTCGATCCGGCTCCACTCGACGGAGAAGCGGTGGGCGGTTTGCCCGCCCGCGGCCGCCCGGTCCAGATCCTCCTTCCACCGGCCGCCCCGCCAATCGCAGGCCGCCCCGGAGCGGTCGCCGCGCAGTATGCGCCCCGGCTGCTCCTCCCAAGCCCACCAATCGTTGCGGGTGTTCCACCCTTCCACCTGATGGGCGGACGTGGCGGTTCCCCAGCGGAAACCTTTCGGAAAATGAAATTCGGCTTCGGCCATGCTGACCTCCCGATGGTCAATCCGGACGGACTACGGCGCGCCTTCCGAAATCGCCGCGACGGAACCGTAACAAAGAACTTCCCTCTCTCCGGTATCTTCGAATCCCAGGCTGCGGGCCAGATGCAGCGAGCCGGCGTTGCCTTCCTCGACCGCAAAAAGGATCCGCCTCTTCTCTTCCAGCAGCTGACGGCATAAGGCGGCGCACACGGATTTGCCGTACCCCCGTTCGCGGACCTGCGGATCGGCGTGGACGAAAACCTCCGCCCAGTCGGAGGATTGCCAATTCACGCCGGCCGCCGCCAACAGGCGGTCGTCGCGGCGGATCTCAAAGCGGGGCAGGCCGCCCGGGGATTCCGCGCGCCGCACGAAGATGTTC
The window above is part of the Anaerolineales bacterium genome. Proteins encoded here:
- a CDS encoding Hsp20/alpha crystallin family protein, with translation MANLIRWEPIRELSGMRDMMDRLFDDNFTRPFSQALWDVASVPTMDLYQTADEIVLKMGLPGVKPEDIQISVANGVLTIRGEVKEEKEEKERAYHLRERRCGSFSRSVSLPSNVSADKSTADFEDGVLTLTLPKAEEAKAKTITVKAKK
- a CDS encoding glycoside hydrolase family 1 protein — its product is MAEAEFHFPKGFRWGTATSAHQVEGWNTRNDWWAWEEQPGRILRGDRSGAACDWRGGRWKEDLDRAAAGGQTAHRFSVEWSRIEPEPDRWDGQELDFYREMIAGMRARGIEPMVTLHHFTNPLWLAESGGWENEAVASRFEFFVRKTVAALKDLVDLWCTINEPNVYMYCAYAGDAFPPGRKNTGAAMRVMRNQILAHAAAYHAIHEIQPQARVGIAIQYRAMTPHSASPLDRLAAALQLRISNDLMPFALQDGRLRFPLGRERIPQAARTQDYIGVNYYSCDDVSFDLRRPGELFARRFYPPGADLSQIGWNANIPEGMSRAIRWAEGFGLPIHITENGIEDDADEIRPRYLIQHLHRIWKAVNIGAPVHSYYHWSLVDNFEWERGWTQRFGLWALDPKTQARTQRASGKLYDEICRENGVTSGMVRRYAPEILDGLFPG
- a CDS encoding MFS transporter, which codes for MGRRLIGYFSLFICIGLDMALTGPALPALAAQTGSTVAAMGTIFIVGAGGVSLGTLLGGWLFDRIPGRRILVIGQCVVAASIFLTPHIPWFGVLMVLIVVKGIAGGAVHCGANTLLLWTFEGKAGPYVNALHFFFGLGAFLSPFLFGLLIDAGRVYAEAYHILAVVGLLVALVMGGTVVAPAPKPKAAGAAAEAGGGWSVAPLVISAMLFLFFYVSGEITFGGWVFTYARTLNLADAAHAAYLTSVFWLAFTVGRLLSIPAAVRFRPAQIIPAALAGVAAFLGLLIVFPGSPAALWTAAAGTGFCMAPVWPTGFTLAGQSVRLTARITGFILLGDSLGGMVLPGLTGWIMESAGAPAMPRLVLTAAALTFLAFLGIVVFGKKGKPAAVPA